The Opitutales bacterium ASA1 genome window below encodes:
- a CDS encoding chloride channel protein, protein MSDPADATDSGKRAPISAGAYRKARRSVAGAVAWLLRGQQNQFYFLGILIGLISGASAVAFHGAISWTENNVIYRFAALDSPWKYVLVIATPAVGGLIAGWVLARWAQGARGSGIPQTKAAYHLRFGRIRLETGVWKFLLGTLMIGTGSSLGREGPTVQIAASFSSFVGRWLGLVPRDVARLVPMAAAGGIAAAFNTPLAAIMFSIEEIMGDLKHRALAGIVLVAVIAAVLEHSVLGSHATFGVPAHEEFALVELAWSVVVGLIAGLLSEAFVRTLLHVRQRAQGVRGKWRWMLPGAGGLATGVIGATVLFFCGRAGVFGIGYADLTDALFGSLGIWVLLALLVGKFAATVCSYSSGGAGGIFAPTLFLGAMLGGAIGCVAEWASPDAGTLRSPLAVIGMGAMFAGVIRAPVTSILMIFELTHDYALILPIMLANLTAYAVAGRLRRVPIYEALLLQDGVNLRQFPLMRAGEPWQALPVNTLMTHEVVTFRADTALPDAREELEHRRFRLYPVVDAAGRFVGMVHRKGIERVAVTHPERRVGDVLVEPAVPLVYPDQTIRDVVRLFVQTEQTTLPVVSRVDPRRLLGVVTLHDITRQQFRQEERAG, encoded by the coding sequence ATGAGCGATCCCGCCGACGCGACCGATTCGGGGAAGCGTGCTCCGATTTCGGCGGGGGCCTACCGGAAGGCGCGACGGTCGGTGGCCGGTGCGGTGGCGTGGCTGCTCCGTGGTCAGCAGAACCAGTTCTATTTCCTGGGCATTCTGATCGGGCTGATTTCGGGAGCGAGCGCGGTGGCGTTTCACGGGGCGATCTCGTGGACGGAGAACAACGTCATTTACCGATTCGCGGCGCTGGATTCGCCGTGGAAATACGTGCTCGTGATCGCGACGCCGGCGGTGGGCGGGTTGATCGCCGGCTGGGTGCTGGCGCGTTGGGCTCAGGGTGCGCGGGGCAGCGGCATCCCGCAGACCAAGGCCGCGTATCATCTGCGCTTCGGTCGGATCCGGCTGGAGACCGGCGTATGGAAGTTTCTGCTGGGCACGCTGATGATCGGGACCGGCAGCAGTCTGGGGCGCGAGGGGCCGACCGTGCAGATCGCGGCGTCGTTTTCCTCCTTCGTGGGGCGTTGGCTGGGGCTCGTGCCGCGGGACGTGGCGCGACTCGTGCCGATGGCGGCGGCCGGTGGGATCGCGGCGGCGTTCAATACTCCGTTGGCGGCGATCATGTTTTCGATCGAGGAGATCATGGGCGATCTCAAGCACCGGGCGCTCGCCGGCATCGTGCTCGTGGCGGTGATCGCGGCAGTGCTGGAGCATTCGGTGCTGGGCTCGCACGCGACCTTCGGGGTGCCGGCGCACGAGGAGTTCGCGCTGGTGGAGTTGGCGTGGAGCGTCGTCGTCGGACTGATCGCGGGGCTCTTGTCGGAGGCGTTCGTACGGACGCTGTTGCACGTGCGCCAACGCGCGCAGGGGGTGCGTGGGAAGTGGCGTTGGATGCTGCCGGGTGCGGGCGGCCTGGCGACGGGAGTGATCGGGGCGACGGTGCTCTTCTTCTGCGGTCGCGCTGGGGTGTTCGGGATCGGATACGCGGACTTGACGGATGCGTTGTTCGGAAGTCTCGGGATTTGGGTCTTGCTGGCGCTGCTCGTGGGCAAGTTCGCCGCGACGGTCTGCTCGTACAGCAGCGGGGGTGCGGGCGGGATCTTCGCGCCGACCCTGTTTCTCGGCGCGATGCTGGGCGGGGCGATCGGTTGCGTTGCGGAATGGGCTTCTCCCGACGCGGGGACGCTGCGCTCGCCGCTCGCGGTGATCGGGATGGGTGCGATGTTCGCGGGGGTCATCCGCGCGCCGGTGACTTCGATCTTGATGATCTTCGAACTCACGCACGACTACGCGCTGATTCTCCCGATCATGTTGGCCAACCTCACGGCCTACGCGGTGGCGGGTAGGCTGCGGCGAGTGCCGATCTACGAGGCGTTGCTTCTGCAGGACGGGGTCAATCTCCGGCAGTTTCCGCTCATGCGGGCGGGCGAACCGTGGCAGGCCTTGCCGGTGAACACGCTGATGACGCACGAGGTCGTGACCTTCCGAGCGGATACGGCACTGCCGGATGCCCGGGAGGAGCTCGAGCATCGGCGTTTTCGCCTCTATCCGGTGGTGGACGCGGCGGGGCGCTTCGTGGGTATGGTGCACCGCAAGGGTATCGAGCGGGTCGCGGTCACGCACCCGGAGCGGAGGGTGGGCGACGTTCTGGTGGAGCCCGCGGTGCCGCTGGTGTATCCGGATCAGACGATCCGGGACGTCGTGCGGCTCTTCGTGCAGACGGAGCAGACGACCTTGCCGGTAGTGAGTCGGGTGGATCCGAGACGACTGTTGGGCGTGGTGACGTTGCACGACATCACGCGGCAGCAGTTTCGGCAGGAAGAGCGAGCAGGTTGA
- a CDS encoding glycosyltransferase family 2 protein yields MSESGVSLAVSRGEAPEVSLVVPCYNEETVLGVLFERVGAAAETWGCSWEVICVDDGSRDATWELLHAQHVRDPRWKVLSLARNFGQQAALSAGLFHAKGRAVMIIDADLQDPPEMLAGFIAKWREGFEVVHAVRTRRRGGVLKRASYWLFYRLLARTSSLPIPKDSGDFCLMDRKVVDVINAMPERRRFLRGMRVWSGYKQTRVEYKRPLRAAGKTKYTLTKLLNLAFDGIFGFSDVPLRVAVFLGLGVSGLALAGLALTGVQRLLPAICDYTPIGAISDEIAQTTAIVFFGGVQLFCTGLLGEYLGRVYDEVKRRPPWVLRESLGVEARTPPV; encoded by the coding sequence ATGTCCGAATCGGGTGTTTCCCTTGCGGTTTCTCGAGGCGAAGCGCCCGAGGTCTCGCTCGTCGTGCCTTGCTACAACGAGGAGACGGTCTTGGGCGTGCTCTTCGAACGCGTGGGCGCGGCGGCGGAGACGTGGGGATGCTCGTGGGAGGTGATCTGCGTCGACGACGGATCGCGGGACGCGACTTGGGAGCTGTTGCACGCGCAGCACGTGCGCGATCCGCGGTGGAAGGTGCTGTCGCTGGCGCGCAACTTCGGGCAGCAGGCGGCGCTTTCGGCCGGTCTTTTCCACGCGAAGGGGCGGGCGGTGATGATCATCGACGCGGACCTGCAGGATCCGCCGGAGATGCTCGCGGGTTTCATCGCGAAGTGGCGCGAGGGTTTCGAAGTCGTGCACGCGGTGCGAACACGGCGACGAGGCGGCGTGTTGAAGCGGGCGAGCTACTGGTTGTTCTACCGGTTGCTGGCGCGGACCTCGTCGCTGCCGATTCCGAAGGACTCGGGCGACTTTTGCCTGATGGATCGCAAGGTCGTGGATGTGATCAACGCGATGCCGGAGCGGCGGCGTTTTCTCCGCGGGATGCGGGTGTGGTCCGGCTACAAACAGACGCGGGTCGAGTACAAGCGTCCGCTGCGAGCCGCGGGAAAGACCAAGTACACTCTCACCAAGCTCCTCAACCTCGCCTTCGACGGCATCTTCGGTTTCTCGGACGTGCCGTTGCGCGTGGCGGTGTTTCTCGGTCTCGGTGTATCGGGGCTGGCGCTGGCGGGTCTCGCGTTGACGGGGGTGCAGCGGTTGCTGCCGGCGATCTGCGACTACACGCCGATCGGAGCCATCTCGGACGAGATCGCGCAGACCACGGCGATCGTGTTTTTCGGCGGCGTTCAGCTCTTCTGCACGGGTCTGCTCGGCGAGTACTTGGGTCGTGTGTACGACGAGGTGAAGCGGCGGCCGCCGTGGGTCTTGCGCGAGAGCCTGGGCGTCGAGGCACGGACGCCTCCGGTCTGA
- a CDS encoding cation acetate symporter: MSVEGWTYLMVSVTFFVYLYIGWWARVRDTKGFYVAGQGVPPLANGAATAADWMSAASFISMAGIISTLGYDGSIYLMGWTGGYVLLALLLAPFLRKFGKYTVPDFVGDRYYSRTARLVAVVCAVFVSVTYVAGQMRGVGIVFSRFLQVDITHGVIIGMVIVAFFAVLGGMKGITWTQVAQYGVLIVAYLIPAVAIAWMLTGNPLPQLAFTTSDIVERLNQIQVDLGFAEYTEPFANKPMQDVLFITIALMVGTAGLPHVIVRFYTVPNVRAARYSAFWALLFIALLYTTAPALAAFARYNLIEKLHDKPLTEVRELDWVKKWESTGLLVFEDKDGDGRVSLDADPARSEVTIDKDIIVLSTPEVANLAPWVIALVAAGGLAAALSTASGLLLVISSSIAHDFYYRLINPKASEKQRVLIGRIMIVFAISVAGWFGIHPMGFVAQVVAFAFGLAAASFFPVIVLGIFDKRTNRAGAIVGMSSGLIFTTGYITANKFFGMQPWWGLSAEGIGTLGMIINFVATFVVSRLTAPPPQEIQDMVEAIRLPDHAGPAAILDEESEEFH, from the coding sequence GTGAGCGTCGAGGGTTGGACCTACTTGATGGTGAGCGTCACCTTCTTCGTTTACCTCTACATCGGATGGTGGGCACGGGTGCGCGACACCAAGGGCTTCTACGTCGCCGGCCAGGGCGTACCACCGCTCGCCAACGGCGCGGCCACCGCCGCCGACTGGATGTCCGCCGCGTCTTTCATCTCCATGGCCGGCATCATCTCGACGCTCGGCTACGACGGGTCGATCTACCTCATGGGGTGGACCGGCGGCTACGTGCTGCTGGCACTGTTGCTCGCACCGTTTCTGCGCAAGTTCGGCAAGTACACGGTGCCGGACTTCGTCGGTGATCGTTACTACTCGCGCACGGCGCGCTTGGTCGCGGTGGTCTGCGCCGTGTTCGTCTCGGTCACCTACGTGGCCGGTCAGATGCGCGGCGTCGGCATCGTCTTCAGCCGCTTCCTTCAGGTCGACATCACGCACGGCGTGATCATCGGCATGGTCATCGTCGCCTTCTTCGCGGTGCTCGGTGGCATGAAGGGCATCACTTGGACGCAGGTCGCCCAGTACGGCGTGCTCATCGTCGCCTACCTCATCCCCGCCGTCGCCATCGCGTGGATGCTCACGGGCAATCCGCTCCCGCAACTCGCCTTCACCACCAGCGACATCGTCGAGCGGCTCAACCAGATCCAGGTCGATCTCGGCTTCGCCGAATACACCGAGCCGTTCGCCAACAAACCCATGCAGGACGTGCTCTTCATCACGATCGCCCTCATGGTCGGCACCGCGGGTTTGCCGCACGTGATCGTGCGTTTCTACACCGTCCCCAACGTCCGCGCCGCGCGCTACTCCGCTTTCTGGGCTCTGCTCTTCATCGCACTGCTCTACACGACCGCCCCGGCCCTCGCCGCCTTCGCCCGCTACAACCTGATCGAAAAACTCCACGACAAACCCCTCACCGAGGTCCGCGAACTCGATTGGGTGAAGAAGTGGGAATCCACCGGCCTGCTCGTGTTCGAAGACAAGGACGGCGATGGACGCGTAAGCCTCGACGCCGATCCCGCCCGCAGCGAGGTCACGATCGACAAGGACATCATCGTCCTCTCCACCCCCGAGGTCGCCAACCTCGCCCCGTGGGTCATCGCCCTCGTCGCCGCCGGAGGCCTCGCCGCCGCGCTCTCCACTGCCTCTGGACTGCTTTTGGTCATCTCCAGCTCCATCGCCCACGACTTCTACTACCGTTTGATCAATCCCAAGGCCTCGGAGAAACAACGCGTCCTGATCGGGCGCATCATGATCGTCTTCGCCATCAGCGTGGCCGGCTGGTTCGGCATCCATCCGATGGGCTTCGTGGCACAGGTCGTCGCGTTCGCCTTCGGACTCGCCGCCGCCAGTTTCTTCCCGGTCATCGTGCTCGGCATCTTCGACAAGCGCACCAACCGCGCCGGCGCCATCGTCGGCATGTCCTCCGGCCTGATCTTCACGACCGGCTACATCACGGCCAACAAGTTCTTCGGCATGCAACCTTGGTGGGGCCTCTCCGCCGAGGGCATCGGTACGCTCGGCATGATCATCAACTTCGTCGCCACGTTCGTCGTTTCCCGGCTCACCGCCCCTCCTCCGCAAGAGATTCAGGACATGGTCGAAGCGATCCGCCTGCCCGACCACGCGGGTCCCGCCGCGATCCTCGACGAAGAGAGCGAAGAGTTTCACTGA
- a CDS encoding TonB-dependent receptor has translation MNRKPTKNSGRRFVVPASAALLVLAGSPWANAQSTAGATVELEEFTVTGSHIPTTETAFDARATPVTIVTRDQIESLGYSTPTELLQNLAVNNGGSVPISNNATGFTPSASSVSLRGLGPEATLVLINGRRVAPFPIGTGGTTAFVDLNSFPMAAVDRIEVLKDGASATYGADAVAGVVNIFTRRNFNGSEATIRYGNTTEADSGEVIANLISGVSNDTTNITVGLNYYKRNAIFNSDRAYSEVPPFLSTNSSPLNFQISREAALEALMLPAGASIPGVADDASLFFASTFANRESNNGNLPATSYQFSPGRTSVYNFNETAGSYPESERMGGFLSFDRKFFGSDRVTVYGDLFYQDVRTINELAPSATGNFGNPGGVSIVIPARTDTPIGGRTLAATGAFNRFNPFNQDFSGGSRARLAEFGNRIYRDTNTALNLDLGIKVKDLFGDWSVDASAMYSRILNAQRNTLVSISRFNRLVNENDPIFDPSSSEYIGTEIPYNPFGYYRNPIANNALVAPYALVELKDRNESELSGGQMVVSTPSLFRLPGGNAGFAAGIEYRFEELIQSPDEAGRTGDVIGSSTANVTQEDREIGSVFAEIELPFVSPEQDLPGIHALSVNLSGRYEDFVSQNDDIFVPKVSFRYMPVDDSLVFRGSWGKGYRQPSMYELYASGLTFGLEPVTNPLTNVNEPEQDVTTASSRQLRAEESESLSIGVVWTPSFLSTDRSGFSISLDFWDIDRTGNVTVDHQDVVNRFFDGETLLPGESVQVDAGNQIVLVNGVFRNLGNENANGIDISASYFWVDDNLGRFDVGVNASRLDSYKIQQFPGAPFFEYVGWTDDVLFDNTTGDPAPGSGDDAYLKWKGEVYASWTKGETSARLTGSYLDGYRDFVVDWDPGAPTDPAGFRDVPSTMIWDVSLTHRFFAGSESWFGDTRVTVGVNNVFDKEPPFVESWGNNSTGYSGFLYNSEGRFVYAQLTKKF, from the coding sequence ATGAACCGTAAACCAACCAAAAACTCGGGGCGGCGTTTCGTCGTCCCCGCCTCGGCCGCGTTGCTCGTCCTCGCGGGTTCCCCTTGGGCGAACGCTCAAAGCACTGCCGGTGCCACCGTCGAACTCGAAGAGTTCACCGTCACTGGTTCGCACATCCCGACGACGGAGACCGCGTTCGACGCCCGCGCCACGCCGGTCACGATCGTCACGCGCGACCAGATCGAATCGCTCGGCTACTCCACGCCGACCGAATTGCTCCAGAATCTCGCCGTGAACAACGGCGGTTCGGTGCCGATCTCCAACAACGCCACCGGCTTCACGCCCTCGGCCTCGTCGGTCTCGCTCCGCGGCCTCGGACCCGAGGCGACGCTGGTCCTCATCAACGGTCGTCGTGTGGCTCCGTTTCCGATCGGTACGGGCGGCACCACGGCGTTCGTGGATCTGAACTCGTTTCCGATGGCCGCGGTCGATCGCATCGAGGTGCTCAAGGACGGTGCTTCCGCCACCTACGGTGCCGACGCGGTCGCGGGCGTGGTCAACATCTTCACCCGTCGCAACTTCAACGGCTCCGAAGCGACGATCCGCTACGGCAACACGACCGAGGCCGATTCGGGTGAGGTCATTGCCAACCTCATCAGCGGCGTGTCCAACGACACGACGAACATCACGGTCGGGCTCAACTATTACAAGCGGAACGCCATCTTCAACAGCGACCGTGCCTACTCGGAGGTGCCGCCGTTTCTGAGCACCAATTCGAGCCCGCTCAATTTTCAGATCTCGCGTGAGGCAGCACTGGAAGCGCTGATGCTGCCGGCCGGAGCTTCCATCCCGGGCGTGGCTGACGATGCGTCGCTCTTCTTCGCCTCTACTTTCGCCAACCGCGAGTCGAACAACGGAAATCTGCCCGCGACTTCGTATCAATTCAGCCCGGGCCGCACATCCGTCTACAATTTCAACGAGACCGCCGGCTCGTATCCCGAGTCCGAGCGCATGGGCGGATTCCTTTCGTTCGACCGCAAGTTCTTTGGAAGCGATCGCGTCACGGTCTACGGCGATCTCTTCTATCAGGACGTCCGCACGATCAACGAACTCGCCCCGTCCGCGACCGGCAACTTCGGTAATCCCGGCGGCGTGTCCATCGTCATCCCGGCCCGAACGGACACTCCGATCGGTGGTCGCACGCTCGCCGCGACCGGGGCGTTCAATCGCTTCAATCCGTTCAACCAAGACTTCTCCGGAGGCTCGCGCGCCCGGCTCGCCGAATTCGGCAACCGCATCTACCGCGACACCAACACCGCGCTCAATCTCGACCTCGGCATCAAGGTGAAGGATCTGTTCGGCGATTGGAGCGTCGATGCGTCCGCGATGTACAGCCGCATCCTCAACGCGCAACGCAACACGCTCGTCTCGATCTCGCGGTTCAACCGGCTCGTGAACGAGAACGACCCCATCTTCGACCCTTCCAGCAGCGAATACATCGGCACTGAAATTCCGTACAACCCGTTCGGCTACTACCGCAATCCGATCGCCAACAACGCACTCGTCGCGCCTTACGCGCTCGTCGAACTCAAGGACCGCAACGAGTCCGAACTCTCCGGCGGGCAGATGGTCGTCTCCACGCCCTCGCTCTTCCGCCTGCCCGGCGGCAACGCAGGCTTCGCGGCCGGCATCGAATATCGTTTCGAGGAGCTGATCCAGTCGCCCGACGAAGCCGGGCGCACCGGCGACGTGATCGGCAGCTCCACCGCGAACGTGACGCAAGAAGATCGCGAGATCGGTTCGGTGTTCGCCGAGATCGAACTACCCTTCGTCTCACCCGAGCAGGACTTGCCGGGCATCCACGCGTTGTCGGTCAACCTCTCGGGCCGATACGAGGACTTCGTTTCCCAGAACGACGACATCTTCGTGCCGAAGGTTTCTTTCCGTTATATGCCTGTGGACGACTCGCTCGTGTTTCGCGGCAGTTGGGGCAAGGGCTACCGCCAACCGTCGATGTACGAGCTCTATGCGAGCGGCCTGACGTTCGGTCTGGAGCCGGTGACCAACCCCCTGACCAACGTCAACGAGCCGGAGCAAGACGTCACCACTGCTTCGAGTAGGCAATTGAGAGCGGAAGAATCGGAGAGCCTCAGCATCGGTGTGGTGTGGACGCCGTCGTTTCTTTCCACCGATCGTTCCGGCTTTTCCATCAGCCTCGACTTCTGGGACATCGACCGAACCGGCAACGTGACGGTCGACCATCAGGACGTCGTGAATCGCTTCTTCGATGGCGAGACGTTGCTCCCGGGCGAAAGTGTTCAAGTCGATGCAGGAAACCAGATCGTTCTCGTCAACGGTGTCTTCCGCAACCTCGGCAACGAGAACGCAAACGGCATCGACATCAGCGCCAGCTATTTCTGGGTCGACGACAACCTAGGTCGCTTCGACGTAGGTGTGAACGCCTCGCGGCTGGACTCGTACAAGATCCAGCAGTTTCCGGGCGCTCCTTTCTTCGAGTACGTCGGCTGGACCGACGACGTGCTCTTCGACAACACCACCGGCGATCCTGCGCCCGGGTCCGGCGACGACGCGTACCTGAAATGGAAGGGCGAAGTCTACGCCTCGTGGACGAAGGGCGAGACGTCGGCACGGCTCACCGGCAGCTACCTGGACGGCTACCGCGATTTCGTCGTCGACTGGGATCCGGGCGCCCCGACCGATCCGGCGGGCTTCCGCGACGTGCCCTCGACGATGATCTGGGACGTGTCGCTCACGCACCGTTTCTTCGCCGGAAGCGAGAGCTGGTTCGGCGACACGCGCGTGACCGTGGGCGTCAACAACGTCTTCGACAAGGAGCCGCCCTTCGTCGAGAGCTGGGGCAACAACTCGACCGGCTACTCCGGCTTCCTCTACAACTCGGAAGGCCGCTTCGTCTACGCGCAGCTGACGAAGAAGTTCTGA
- a CDS encoding penicillin acylase family protein, producing the protein MIAAVVTGLGICALAFAWLLARGSLPAIEGELAVSGLRAPVSIERDALGIPTIRGRDRVDLAWATGFVHAQDRFFQMDLRRRAAAGELSALFGRTLLSEDRRVRVHRFRARAEVALRTMPARDRELLGAYASGVNAGLESLRVRPFEYLALRSEPRPWAPEDSLLAAWSMFLELQGGNVRLELTRDAMHRALSPELYSFFTDNGSAWEATLDDSRRPVLPVPGPEHFAFLRDGWPNTALREPVTFDPWETAMHRPSAEWPIDVAPGSNNWAVGGAFNARGGGAIVANDMHLSLRDLPPVWYRFRLIQTDGEADGREAALDVSGLSFPGVHLVATGSNGRVAWGFTNSSIDLSDAVVVETVPGDQGSYLTPDGPRTFVVHEETIVVRGGASEVLRVEDTVWGPVLPGATDGDGRRIALAWVAHDASIVDLRAIDLEHAGDVREAIEVVRGAWFPTQNLVVGDAAGSIAWTLLGPVPKRVGFGGERPVSMADGASRWDGLRSDIPVVIDPPHGRLWTANARVLGGEEGAALGDGGLFSDGRAYRIRERLFERETFDELAHLAIQLDDRTVLLDRWANLAAETLDEAAVTEKPGRAEIREVLATWSGAATADSRAHLFVHGFRRAVAQSVYSRMLAPAKAVYPQIRYGAFAYDEPLLLLASGAHAWTTVHPGGWRGELLEIIDEIGVPARPWGDYNRVDMTHPLGRVVGALGPLLGVERTPVSGDSSAINARLRQHGPSGRMVVSPGAERAGILHLPGGQSGHPLSPFYRAGHEAWLRGQPTAFLPGEPKHRLSLAPADNRR; encoded by the coding sequence GTGATCGCCGCCGTCGTGACGGGTCTCGGCATCTGCGCGCTCGCATTCGCGTGGTTGCTCGCGCGCGGTAGCCTGCCTGCGATCGAAGGCGAACTCGCCGTATCCGGCCTACGCGCACCCGTGAGCATCGAGCGCGACGCGCTCGGCATCCCGACGATACGCGGGCGCGACCGCGTCGATCTCGCGTGGGCCACCGGCTTCGTCCACGCGCAGGATCGTTTCTTCCAAATGGATCTTCGTCGACGTGCGGCCGCAGGAGAACTGTCGGCCCTGTTCGGGCGAACGTTGCTGAGTGAGGATCGGCGCGTGCGTGTCCACCGTTTCCGCGCACGAGCCGAGGTCGCCTTGCGAACCATGCCTGCGCGGGATCGCGAGCTGTTGGGTGCCTACGCTTCGGGCGTGAACGCCGGCCTCGAGTCTCTGCGCGTGCGACCTTTCGAGTATCTCGCCTTGCGCTCGGAGCCGAGGCCGTGGGCTCCGGAAGATTCGTTGCTCGCGGCGTGGAGCATGTTTCTGGAACTCCAAGGCGGAAACGTACGTCTCGAACTCACGCGCGACGCGATGCACCGCGCGCTCTCGCCCGAGCTGTATTCGTTTTTCACCGACAACGGCTCCGCATGGGAAGCGACGCTCGACGACTCCCGTCGACCGGTTCTGCCCGTCCCCGGGCCGGAGCACTTCGCGTTTCTCCGAGACGGTTGGCCGAACACGGCTCTGCGCGAACCGGTGACATTCGATCCTTGGGAAACAGCAATGCATCGGCCGTCGGCCGAGTGGCCGATCGACGTGGCTCCCGGATCGAACAATTGGGCGGTCGGCGGTGCTTTCAACGCTCGCGGTGGTGGCGCGATCGTCGCCAACGACATGCATCTCTCTCTGCGCGATTTGCCCCCGGTGTGGTACCGATTTCGGCTGATACAGACCGACGGCGAGGCGGACGGGCGCGAGGCGGCGCTGGATGTTTCCGGCCTGAGCTTCCCCGGCGTGCACCTCGTCGCGACCGGGAGCAACGGCCGCGTCGCGTGGGGGTTCACCAACAGTTCGATCGATCTCAGCGATGCCGTCGTCGTGGAGACCGTTCCCGGCGACCAAGGGAGCTATCTCACGCCCGACGGCCCGCGGACGTTCGTCGTCCACGAGGAAACCATCGTGGTGCGCGGCGGTGCCTCCGAAGTCTTGCGCGTCGAAGACACGGTCTGGGGCCCGGTGCTTCCGGGAGCGACCGACGGCGACGGCCGGCGCATCGCCCTCGCGTGGGTCGCCCACGACGCCTCTATCGTCGATCTACGCGCGATCGATCTCGAACACGCGGGGGACGTTCGCGAAGCGATCGAGGTCGTACGCGGGGCGTGGTTTCCGACGCAAAACCTCGTCGTCGGCGATGCCGCCGGAAGCATCGCGTGGACCTTGCTCGGGCCGGTGCCGAAGCGCGTGGGTTTCGGAGGGGAAAGGCCGGTATCGATGGCCGACGGCGCTTCTCGCTGGGACGGCTTGCGCTCGGACATTCCCGTGGTGATCGACCCACCGCACGGCCGACTCTGGACGGCCAACGCACGAGTGCTTGGGGGCGAGGAGGGTGCTGCGCTCGGCGATGGTGGGCTGTTTTCCGACGGGCGCGCCTACCGCATCCGCGAGCGGCTCTTCGAGCGCGAGACGTTCGACGAACTCGCTCACCTTGCCATCCAACTCGACGACCGCACCGTCCTGCTCGATCGCTGGGCGAACTTGGCGGCGGAAACGCTCGACGAAGCGGCCGTCACCGAGAAGCCCGGTCGCGCCGAGATCCGCGAGGTGCTGGCGACCTGGAGCGGTGCGGCCACGGCGGATTCGCGGGCTCATCTCTTCGTGCACGGCTTCCGCCGCGCAGTCGCGCAGTCGGTTTACTCCCGCATGCTCGCACCGGCGAAGGCGGTGTATCCGCAGATCCGATACGGAGCCTTCGCCTACGACGAACCGTTGCTCCTGCTCGCATCGGGCGCGCACGCGTGGACGACCGTGCATCCGGGCGGATGGCGCGGCGAGCTGTTGGAGATCATCGACGAGATCGGAGTTCCGGCGCGTCCGTGGGGGGACTACAACCGGGTGGACATGACGCATCCGCTGGGCCGAGTCGTCGGCGCGCTCGGTCCGCTGTTGGGAGTCGAGCGCACGCCCGTTTCGGGTGACTCGAGTGCGATTAACGCACGACTGCGTCAACATGGCCCGTCCGGGCGAATGGTGGTCTCTCCTGGGGCGGAACGCGCCGGCATCCTGCATCTACCGGGAGGTCAGAGCGGGCATCCCCTCTCGCCTTTCTACCGAGCCGGGCACGAAGCGTGGTTGCGTGGGCAGCCGACGGCGTTCCTTCCCGGGGAGCCGAAGCACCGGTTGAGCCTCGCCCCCGCCGATAACCGTCGCTGA